AAACACCCAGTGTCAATTTCtttcatacttttttttattaacctcgtcttttcacttatatgtatatttataaattaaattaaaattttaaaactcagtTTGAACTTTATCGTCgcattttttatgaattttggtTCCAAGAtagctaaaaacatgtatctataatttatttttaatcattataaACTATTTGGCTTACGCTTAACATAAGCCTATGGATACattgtaaatataataaatgatGGATCACAGATTTTTAGATTGTTGCTAATTCGTGTACAGTTTTACTGTATATAAAGGGTCTGTTTGGAGAGCTTTAGATTTCGAGAAACAGCGGCTTGATACCTAGCTTatgagaatctagaaaagcttctaaacccaacttctccagctttatttttcagaatctgtcTCAGAAACTGTAAATCGTTTAGAACAGCTTCTAGCAGAAAcagcttaaaaaaaactgttgtTGGGTGAATCTCTTCAAACATACCCAAAGTGCAGTCTTGCACACCGCCTTCACCGGATAGAGGTGCGGCTTGTTCCGTAGCTCCCACCGGCCACCGCCTATGCGGCTCCGCCTGGCTCGTTGGGCGGTTTCTGTGCCGGCCAACAAATCAGCACGGTGCCGCGTCGCAGGCGAGAGTCGCAGAAGCAAATCAGTACGTGGCCGGTGGCCCCGGGCTCTCTCCCCACGTCCCGCCTCTCCCGAAAAGGTCGCcaaaagagagaggggcaCACGAGGCATGTCGGCGACTGGCGGGCTCgacaccgacgccgccgcggttTTCCCCCGAACTTTTTTACCGTGATGCCGTTGTCTCTGCCCCGACCCCGGCGGTCATTCTCGCGGATGTGCGGTGCGAGGCGATGCTGCCACGCCGACACGGGGCGCATGGGCGATTCGGCAGGCTGACCGCGGGTCGCATCCCGTCACCCCGTGCATCGCGTGTCCCCCACCCCACACACTGCTACACGCGTTCAAGGATGCGGCCGGTGGCCTCTCCTCCCGTCTCCTCCCGTGGCCGGTATCCGCGAAAGGGCAGGCACGTCCGCGGCCGGTCCACGCGGTGTCGTGCCGGGCCAGCCAGCCTATCCACCGCTATCCCCCACCTGCGAAACCGCGTCACCCGCGGGCACGCATCTCCGCGCGCGCGGTCAGCTCTCAGCTTCCCCGCCGTTTCCTGCTCTCTCTCCACCGCACGCACGCAGATGGGTCCGTCTCGCTCGCCTCCTTCCCCCGCGTTCCTTGTCCCGAAAGCAACCCGGCGTCGTCACCCCCACCGCGTTCCCAcctcgccatcgtcgtcgtcgtcctcctcctccccctcctccccgtcAACATCGCCCCGATCAGAGCGTATTTATATGGCGCCCCCTTTCACACCAGTCTCCTCCGATCCTCTCCTCTCGACCCCCACCCCCCCAATCgagccatccatccatcatcaTCCACCACCATATCACAAGCAGCCGCAGCGGCagcagaggaggaagaggaagaggaggaggagggtttCGCCTTCCCTATCTTCTTGACGCGCACAGGCCACCAACAACGCCGCCCCCCACCGCGACGCGCgcgccacacacacacacaccgacgcgacgcgacgcgacgcgaccgAGCGTGAGGGGAAAGAGGTGCGTGGCCTTGGACTTTTGAGGCGAGCGAACCCCCGCGTGCGTGCGTATATGAGATCCACATCCGGCGCCCGCCCCAgcagcggtggtggtggaggaggagggggagggggaggagaggacgaCGACTACGCCTTCTACTACTCTTTCTTccaggacgccgccgccgccggtgctgcTGCATCGCCGCTCAGTCTCGACGACGCCGTTGCGGCCGCAGCCGCCATGACCAACGGGGGACGGAAGCGGAAgcggggaggaggggatggGGCGGACGGTGCCGCCGCGTCCAGGAAGGACGGACCTGGAGGAGTAGACGGCGAGGGGGGCAACGGCAGGAAGCGCTCCATCGCCAAGATACTCACCTCGCTGGCGGCGCTCGAGGCGGAGGAGCACTCCGACCGCGCGGGCGCTGCCGACGCGTCCCGGCGGGAGCTCGCGCTGCTCGAGTCCAACGCCGACCACAAGTCGCAGGCCATGATGGACTACTACACCAAGATGGAGGGGAGCTTCGATGCGGCCGCGGagtccgacgccgccgcgcggtcCAAGCGCTCGCGACTCGCCGCTTCGGCCGCCACAGCGGCGGTCGTGGCTACAGAGGAAGGGGCAGCCGAgacggccgccgcgtcggcgtcaccgtcgcgggcgagcggcggggcgggcCACCACCAGCGGCGGCTGTGGGTGAAGGACCGGTCGAAGGCGTGGTGGGACCGATGCAACAGCCCCGACTACCCGGAGGAGGAATTCCGCCGCGCGTTCCGGATGGGGCGCGAGACGTTCGACATGATCTGCGAGGCGCTGGGCTCCGCGGTGGCCAAGGAGGACACCATGCTCCGCGCCGCCATCCCCGTGCGCCAGCGCGTCGCCGTCTGCATCTGGCGCCTCGCCACCGGCGAGCCACTCCGCCTCGTCTCCAAGCGCTTCGGCCTCGGCATCTCCACCTGCCACAAGCTCGTCCTCGAGGTCTGCGCCGCCATCAAGTCCGTCCTCATGCCGCGCTTCCTCCAGTGGCCCGAcgaggccaccgccgccgtatTCAAGGAGAAGTTCCAGACGACCTACGGCGTCCCGGGCGTCATCGGCGCCATGTACACCACCCACATCCCCATCATCGCGCCCAagatctccgtcgccgcctacTTCAACCGCCGCCACACGGAGCGCAACCAGAAGACGTcctactccatcacgctccaGGGGGTGGTCGGCCCCGACGGCGCCTTCACCGACGTCTGCATCGGCTGGCCGGGCTCCATGCCGGACGACCAGGTGCTGGAGAAGTCCATGCTGCAccagcgcgccgcggcggggatGATGCACAACGCctgcctcgtcggcggcgccagcTACCCGCTCATGGACTGGGTCCTGGTCCCCTACACGCACCAGAACCTGACGTGGACGCAGCACGCCTTCAACGAGAAGGTGGACGAGCTCCGGCGCGTCGCCGTGGACGCGTTCGCGCGTCTCAAGGCGCGGTGGGCGTGCCTCCAGAAGCGCACGGAGGTGAAGCTCCAGGACCTCCCCGTCGTGCTGGGCGCCTGCTGCGTCCTGCACAACATCTGCGAGACGCGCGGCGAGGTGCTCGACCCGGAGCTCCGGTACgagctcgtcgacgacgagaCCTCGCCGGAGATACCCGTCCGCTCCGAGGCCGCCAAGCGCGCCAGGGACAACATCGCCCACAACCTCCTCCaccgcggcctcgccggcacaaccttcttctgacgatcgatcgatcggtcacaccgccgccgcttcttGATTGGTTCGCATTCGCATTCCCCCCTTGGTACAAAATCCCGACAAGTAGCGATTCTTTTAGCCACTAGAGTAGAAAGATTTTGGTAGGTTTGGTCAGGGCAAAGTTGGTGAAATGTAAACATCCTGTGAAAAAAAGATTCGAATTTGGGCaggttttgttttcaaaatcaaGACAAGATATATACAGTTCAATTTACAACATACATGATTGAATTCTAGAATACTTGCAACATCTGCATTGCTATTGTGTTCTGTGAGAATGTCTTCGGCTCTATCTATGCTTGCAACATCTGCTTTGTTATTGTCGTGAGCGTGAACTCTTCTATTCTTCGTACGGTGTTACGGAGTACTtcaaccattcatcttattaaaaagttatataattattaattattttgttataatatgattaattattataaaaattttaagtatgtattataattttatatatttgatataaattttgaataagacgaatggttaattCTAAAAGTTAGGGAGTACTACTGTACTAGCAGTATGTTTGATTGCCATAAGGCTGGCCGATTGTAGTTTGCAGCTTCGTTTGGTCGAAGTACAGGTAAGTACAGGTACATACAACCAAGTTGCAGTTGTTCGTACGCCTTAATTTGCGACGAACGAATTTGGGCTACTTGCTATCTCCAAGGGAGTACTAAAGCGCGAGTTCTTTTAGGCTGAAAATGTGTTAAACCAATTTGCTAATGTAAACTAAACTAACGTCAAATGAGCTAATTCATTAGTTCATGCTCACACAGTTCTCTCGATTGAAATAGCCAAATAGGGTGGACCAATTTACTCACAAACGGTGTATATGGCGAGCTTTCTGTTAAAATAGGCTATACCAATTTATTCACGTAAAACGAGATTTTTTTaggatataattaattatggttTAGCGAAAAATTTCTACAGAAATATTGCTTAAAACcaataaataaaccatttttaagttttatataattaacatgtaattaatcatgcagtatttaaattaccttatTTTATATGAGCAAATTCATTccgtttatttttatccaaatggAACTGGCCCTAATATGAAGTACTGAGCTACTCTAGTGGTGAATGTGACAAGACTATCAATCTTAGCCTAACCTTATCCAAGCTTCTCCTGACCAGTCCTTCCGGTGTTCAATGGTTCATAATTGATCAGTACTAGTACTGTGGTAGTACTTATCTTTAACCCAGATTATCCTTCTAGTTAAGCTTAGAGTCTTATCTTTCGTTTAGTCTCGTGCTTAtgttagttaaaatttaaattttaaaccttaaatttggtttAGATATATAGTCATGACTTTTAATCGCTGAGTAtgtataagtatatatataaggtttatttataaattattttttatttctaaatatgcCACGATCAACCCCTTAGGCCGTTTTTGGCTATACCTTTTAACTACCAGatttccttgtttttttaacgGTTAAACAgtgttttttatgaattattttataaaatctattttaaaatattattaaaatattatattaatctattttttattttatagctagtaattaattaatcatgtactaatttattactgcGGTTTTCGTATCGACCCAAGACAAACGTGGCTTAGTCTTTTAGTCTGACGGTGCCTTTGTGTAGATCACAATTCAGTCCATTGAACACCAACCAAAGACACAACAGACTTGTAGGTAGAACCAGGCATGGGTTGCTATGCCTGTGCACAAAGATAAAAGGATGCAATCTTGGAGAGGGGACATGGTACTCCCAGGCTTGCAGAGGGCAGAGCCGATGAAGAGGACTTCTCCAACGGGAGCGACCGACGACCGATAGTCTTGCCGCTCAATGTCCATTCTTGCGGCGTGTAGAAGGCGCGCGCGTTACATTCGTCggtgctctttttttttacctattcGTCGgtgctcttttttttacctatacttatatttataatctaaaatttaaatttttaatattaaatttagagttaattttaaggttttttaacaaagtttattttcagccgtgctttacatatataatttttttatttaaaaattatttttcgctagtagatgttctgttttttaatgaaaacgAAATAATCATCCGAaagaggttttttttaaaaaaaaatggtcgtTGGGATTGGGAGCAGAGGTCGGTGAAAGTTCTGTCAGAGCAGAGGCACACAGGCGACGCGACGAACCGGCCATCGCCTCGCTGGTCAAACGATCGGCGGAGCtacggccgcggcgccgtgcTGTCCATGTGAGGTGTGGCGCCGCCTCGGATTTGGACCCCATCTCGATCGTTCACTCAcggccattttttttctccgctGTTGCTGCTGGCCGATCGACCTCACCGACCGTCACGTCGCGCGTTGGATGCTTGTGCCGTCCGCCCGCCATTTGTGCGCTTTTGTTCTCGGCCGCCAAACATATGTACCATGATGATCATGATCGGGTTCATGCTCTCCATACCGGATCCAAAACCCCTTATTTACAAGCGGCATCTAGATTTCGCGGAAACCTGGACAAACGGATAGAAACACATGATTTGAATATGTTTTGTCAAGATTTAGAAtccaatttgatttttttaaaaaaataaaattgagaaaagaaactaaacaatTTGGGTTaccaatcttggttgacataaAAGGCAGGATTTCATAACAAAGTCAAGAATATCTAGATATCATAAGCACTTTTAAATAATACTTGGCTTATACTCCCTTTatccttaaatgtttgactattcgtcttatttaattttcttttgtaaaatatataaacatatatactccatatgtagtatatttaacaataaatgaaacgatataaaaataattaataattatgtaaatttttgaataagacgaatagtcaaacttgtataaaaaattaacgtcgtcaaacatttaaatacGAAGGGAGTAAGAATTTGGAGCGATAGAATCCGAAAATTGAAATACTAtaagatataaaaaagttcaaattttaacccAGATTCATCGTACTAGGACTATAGCATTGTAAACTTAACCTCCACTGTCCTAAGCAAGCAAGCATATAAACAGACAGTGTCCATAAAGAGGAAGAATAGGATAGGACTAAACAAACAGAAACAGCATATCCTTGGAttcgttccaacttccaagCACTGGCAGCACAGCTTAAATAAACAGCAGTGCTGCTATACTTACGACGGCCGTATGCACGACTAACGGCAAAACACGGCGACGTCAAAACTATCGGCACACCGCACACAGCGGCAAAATGCGGCGACGTCGGCTAAATCGTAGATATATCGTACGAATTTATTCGGATCGCTAGGCTtaagatttatatatactaataaatttagatatacatataaatctagaaagtcttgtaatattaaacggatggagtacggTTGATGCATGGACACGGCCGATATTCTGTTCTTCCGGACGGGAGTACTGCAGTGAAAGGAGTGCCATGCCAGCTACCCAAGTGAATCACAGGAACGCCGTGCCACGTGCCCACGTGTACAGGCACGGCAGCCATCAGATTCGTTTCCAAATCGGCAAAAATATGAGTTTTGACTGTTTCTCGGTTAAATACTCAAAAGCGAACGTACTGCAAACAGTGTGTACTCCAGTACATTCCTGTGTTATGTGTTACTttctgttttaaaaatataattatttttataatttaaatttggtatagtaatataatcatttctgcACCAATTCAGACGATTTTAATCATTCTAATGATTACAGTCAGATGTTTAcaaagaaaatctaataaatttaatatattaaaaattaatcactaaaTTGATTAAAAGATTTTAACATCTTCatagtttatattatatatcataaaaatatttatattttaaaacagagatACCACATTATACTTAGGACATTCACAGCGGAGGTACTCCCCCATATGCCATGTAGAATCTACTCCGGATACTGCTTCTTTCATGGTGGAAGCTAGTCTAAATAGGACTCATAACAATTTTAATTAAGACCCACCACCTCTCTCTCCAtcgctccctcctctctctcctcgttaATCTCTCCCTCCCTACCGGTCCCATCCTCCCAACCCACCGGTCTCTCCCCGCAACGATGATGACGTTGACGTGGATCTGGCGATCCTCGCGATGATGACATTGATGCTGACGGCATGGATCTTACCTTCACCCTTCTTACCAGAGCCTCCTAGTCACCGGGACGTTCAACGAGAGCCTCTAGCGGGATGGAACGCGAGCGGACGCCAACGAGGCTTGGGCAGCGTGGATCAACGGGGGTGGCAACCTCGTCTTCAGCTCGATGGGTTTATGGCAACGCCCTCATCTTTAGCCTATCCCATGCCCCTCTCCCTAGCGATGGCGGATAAAATCTTGCGACAGTGATGCCGTCACCACGGACCTTGCGACGCCACCTCCACCGTCGGGCAGACCTTGCGACGCCACCGATGAACGGACCTTGCGACGACGACTACGGCGGACCTTGCGCGTGAGAGCGATTTTGGGAGATGCTACATGCCTGGGCCACACGGCGAGGAGGCAAGGTCGGGCAGTACCCAGCCCTAGCAGGTTCCTCACCGCACTCGAGGCCGGGATGCACGTTTCTTCGTCAAGGTCCAAGCAGCTTAGGGCGGGAGAAGGAGGCTAGGTGTCGCTAGCTGTCCTCCGTGGCGTGCAAAGGCCACGCGCCAAGTATTCGCAGTGTAAATGGCCTTAGCCGATATATGGCTATCGGCGCCGatgaggggagagagagagagccgggagagggggaggagagaaagagaggagagaggggaaagagaGCAGAGCCGACAATgagagagaaggaaaagaGTGGGGAAAGTTAGAGTAAAAAAAggtgtcaatttttttcatgaaatccACTTGAGGCATCATGTACTGTAGAAGATGTAGTTTTGTCCTACGTGACATGTTTGAACCACTCCATGTGAAGCTTGCACTGATATGCTCTTAGTGGGGAGCACTTCTGCCATGGACAGATGAACAGAAAATTGGCAACTGAAGGTGCCTGCTTGCAGCCTAGTACTCCTGGATTCAGATCAGGTGCTGTCATACTAGTGACGGCAACTTTGGCTGTACCCAGTCATCCAACCATTCAACAAACCATGGACGCTCCAGATTCATTGCTTGTTgctttttcactttttatttacCCTTGACTCCAGCAGCTGCTTTTTGGAGGGAAAAAGGCAGAGAGAGAGTCAAGCTTGACGTCATTTTTACCATGGAAAGGGTATTTCGGCCCCAGTGGAGCGCATCCGTAACTGGATATTTTGTCCCGGTCCCTAACTGGGTATTGCATACCCGTCGGGTACCCATACCCGAGTACACACTCATCTAAATTATTATTGTATGACTTTTATATGGGTTGTATTGGGCTTAGGCCAATATATGCTTATTGGGCCTATTTTGATATAGGCATGaatagcagcagcagattCCCCAACGGGTAACGGGGACGGGTATAGAGAGAATGTCTCCGTACCCGTCATACCCGTTGGGGATGGATTCTTGTCCATTTTGATATCCGCGGGGAGAGATATGATCTCATACCCATTCcctaatggagtaaatacACATCGGTATCGGGTATCGGgcccgttgccatccctattGAAGATGTCATATTATCGCATAATTCATTCAAGAAACTTCAATGATATGCAGTCTTACAAAAACTACCATGTAAGTAAAGCTCATACATACTGTTGTAGTTCATCCCTAGTGCATCTAAAACAACTCACTGTGATCTTCTTAATTTGCAGGTTGTCAGTAGAACTTAGAAGCCATCGTATTGATTTTGGAAGATGATTAATCAACTTTTGGACCGTCAAAACTTTTGGATTTAGGTTACTTTGGCAGTAACTTTGCTAGTTgatattagatttttttttcctcgttGGATGAATTACACCCAACTTCTGAGAGAAAAGTTGAACACTCTAGCTCATTATGTCAGTTATgtgcaaaatattataaagagAAGTGtatttctattttgtttttaactatatttggtatctcttagaatttttaaaaataagatcaaaaagagaaaaacaaacaagtagTTATAGTAATCTTTGAAGCAGTTCGGTTCATAGTCAGTCAAATAGCTAAACGGTGAATGACGTAGTTGAATCTGGAGCATTCATTGTTTGTTGAACGGTTAGATAGCTGGGTACAGCTAAAGTTGCAGTCACTAGTGTGACAGCACCTGATGTGAACCCAGTACTCCTACTGTACACATCGTCTACTCCGAGCAGGCAGCAGCCCAGCAGAATCTCCTTTTTCAGGTAGGGTTGTGCCGGTTGATTGACGATTTTGCGCTCGCTTTGGTTCTTTCTGGAGGAGGATCAAAAGCAGGCCAAAAGCAGCTTCTGCTGCAAAAGCGATTCCTGGCCGATGCTTCCAGGAAAAGGGGCTCGATTTCACTGGAAAATCGTGCATTTCTGTTTTCGTTTTGGAAGAAACTGGCATGCAAATACGATGAACCATATAGGCTGTGTTCGTTTTGTGGAGATTTAGGGTaagttatagaaaatataaaaataaattattatatgattaattaattattaattataaaaattaaaatagattaatattatattttaatgcaACTTTCCtatgagaattttttaaaaatcacacCGTTTAGCAGGTTGGAAAACCCATGCGTATACGTGAAAAACGAGTTCCTCTAGGTAAGTAGCAGGGACAGCCGCACGTGGCCATAGTAACAGTAATTATTCTGTTAAAAAGCCTACTTGTCCCCGCATGTTATAACATGGCAGATGTGTGACCAGTGCTAATACggttttactttattttaatatatctaGAATAAGATTTGAAAAATAGACCCTTCTTATGTTATATTCGAATGTAAACTTGTTGTTACGTTATTGACAGTGAAGTGGCAACAATGATTTTATATCCCGTTGCAGATGACAACTAACTATCTCTATGGTGTTATACAGACGGATCAACTATACTCCATTCcatccgtattttaatagatgacagaGTTATCATTTTTACGCACGTTTAgcaattcgtcttatttaaaaatttaatataattaaaatatacttaagtaataaatcaagcacaacaaaataaatgataattacataatttttaataaaacggatggatTAACTTGtgtcaaaaaatcaacaatatcatttattaaaataaaaaagagtacaAACTTGAAATAGAGATAGTAGAATAATGAAAAGCCTAAATCTACCAAAACATTGAGAGGGAGGTGTGTCCCAGTGGACCCGGCAAATAACGTGTGGTTTCATAACCATGGCGGGGTGGCAACTGGCAACTATCATTCTATCGAGTGTTGCGCTACTTGTGCCAGCGGAAGGACTGCAAAATGTGCATTTGATGATGGATTGTGGTCACTCACTGGTTACTGTTCATAGGTTGAAGAGCTACTATGTGTTTTGCACCTCGAAGTCCAACCATTGAATTGAACAAGAGCAAGACTGCCTCGTATCATCTTATTAGGGTAATTTCAATACGGTTTTCGAATGGTGTCATGTGCTATGGTTCGCAACAGCTCCGTCATTGCTAAGAGGACGGTTTTTGGCttattcagtaaaaaaaaataatatatttataaacaaaaaataatttataagaaaCTACGATAATAAAACCCTATGActcttaatttaaagttaaaattttaatttttagcttataatcataagtaGATGCGAAAagataatgataaaatatttgttctaAATCCGCCACACCATGATATAACATCAAGGGGATATAGTGTTTTtactaatgaaaaataaattacgtgtaaaacttttatatatatgttcactgTGActcaaaagtaaaatttataaaataaaccatgattaaaaaacatgaaatgaaatttagaataaaattcCAAGAGCATcactaatatatatgaactacTTGGTACATATAGATGAGACCCATATGGGTGGTTTTTTGCTATTTTAATTTGCACgatgtataaaaataacaatagacATAAGTTAAGATCCACAAATCACATCCAATAATCTCAGCTCTCTCacgagaaagaagagagagaaaagagataatatattttaatctatatGGATAGTCCTTatagctaaaaatatgttacatGTAAGACACAAGTTGTCTAATTAACTGTGCATACAGGGTTTTATCTCtataaaactcatttcatctctctctttgtCAATACGATGTCAcgtcatcaaaaatatctacataacACACTATTTATTACTCATAAAACTCTCACTGAGATTGGCCTAGGGACCACTTTTTAATACACAGTATGGATGCcgtaagagcaggtacaatagcagactataagctagctataaatatattttgaagagaaaagagaggggaaagagAGCAgtgactactaatttgtagccagctgcagcatggGCTCTAAAACGCttagtgtgtatgacatgtaggcacttatattaatgttttatagataactatg
This is a stretch of genomic DNA from Oryza brachyantha chromosome 1, ObraRS2, whole genome shotgun sequence. It encodes these proteins:
- the LOC102713431 gene encoding protein ANTAGONIST OF LIKE HETEROCHROMATIN PROTEIN 1-like, with the protein product MRSTSGARPSSGGGGGGGGGGGEDDDYAFYYSFFQDAAAAGAAASPLSLDDAVAAAAAMTNGGRKRKRGGGDGADGAAASRKDGPGGVDGEGGNGRKRSIAKILTSLAALEAEEHSDRAGAADASRRELALLESNADHKSQAMMDYYTKMEGSFDAAAESDAAARSKRSRLAASAATAAVVATEEGAAETAAASASPSRASGGAGHHQRRLWVKDRSKAWWDRCNSPDYPEEEFRRAFRMGRETFDMICEALGSAVAKEDTMLRAAIPVRQRVAVCIWRLATGEPLRLVSKRFGLGISTCHKLVLEVCAAIKSVLMPRFLQWPDEATAAVFKEKFQTTYGVPGVIGAMYTTHIPIIAPKISVAAYFNRRHTERNQKTSYSITLQGVVGPDGAFTDVCIGWPGSMPDDQVLEKSMLHQRAAAGMMHNACLVGGASYPLMDWVLVPYTHQNLTWTQHAFNEKVDELRRVAVDAFARLKARWACLQKRTEVKLQDLPVVLGACCVLHNICETRGEVLDPELRYELVDDETSPEIPVRSEAAKRARDNIAHNLLHRGLAGTTFF